In one window of Thermodesulfobacteriota bacterium DNA:
- a CDS encoding iron dependent repressor, metal binding and dimerization domain protein: MANDKAVDEVLEFIWSQRELGSSSVEQLMGIKEVAEEADTATIERMMMDGLVTIAGDTITLTPAGERLAEAAIRRHRLAERLLTEVLAMDEENLEQNACSFEHTLSPEVTDSICTLLGHPPTCPHGLPIPRGACCKKTKDELKPIVQQLNVLEVGDTGRIIFIASNSHVRLDKLGSLGIVPGSTIRVHQKRPAFVIQLGETTLALDPEIIKEIYVRKLE; encoded by the coding sequence ATGGCAAATGACAAGGCAGTCGACGAGGTCCTCGAGTTCATATGGTCCCAGAGGGAGCTTGGCTCGAGCTCGGTTGAGCAGCTCATGGGGATCAAGGAGGTGGCCGAGGAGGCCGACACCGCCACCATCGAACGCATGATGATGGACGGGCTCGTTACCATTGCCGGAGACACCATCACGCTTACGCCTGCGGGTGAGAGGCTCGCGGAGGCCGCCATACGCCGCCACAGGCTCGCTGAAAGGCTCCTTACCGAAGTGCTGGCAATGGATGAGGAGAACCTCGAGCAGAACGCCTGCTCATTCGAGCACACCCTCTCGCCCGAGGTGACGGACTCCATCTGCACCCTCCTGGGGCACCCGCCGACCTGCCCCCACGGCCTCCCGATCCCCAGGGGCGCGTGCTGTAAAAAAACGAAGGACGAATTGAAGCCCATAGTGCAGCAGCTTAACGTCCTTGAAGTGGGCGACACCGGCAGGATCATATTCATCGCCTCCAACTCGCACGTAAGGCTTGACAAGCTCGGTTCCCTCGGCATCGTCCCGGGGAGCACCATAAGGGTGCACCAGAAAAGGCCCGCCTTCGTCATCCAGCTTGGCGAGACGACCCTTGCCCTCGACCCGGAGATAATAAAGGAGATATACGTAAGGAAGCTCGAGTAG
- a CDS encoding nucleoside recognition domain-containing protein: MPHISNIVLKTLVRVQWYLKEAVPLFVIGTLVLFALDRLNALNAIQVAASPVIAGLLSLPAEATEAFLIGFLRRDYGAAGLLALQKDGMLDPVQVVVSLVTMTLFVPCIANLLMIVKERGLKTAVWMSVFIFPFAILVGTVVNIGLRLSGATLD, translated from the coding sequence ATGCCACACATCTCGAATATCGTGCTTAAGACGCTCGTGCGCGTACAGTGGTACTTGAAAGAGGCGGTGCCGCTTTTCGTGATCGGGACGCTCGTGCTCTTCGCCCTCGACAGGCTCAATGCGCTGAATGCCATACAAGTCGCGGCCTCCCCGGTCATCGCGGGACTGCTGAGCCTGCCTGCCGAGGCGACCGAGGCATTCCTCATAGGCTTTTTAAGGAGGGATTACGGGGCTGCAGGCCTGCTCGCCCTGCAGAAGGACGGGATGCTCGACCCGGTCCAGGTCGTCGTAAGCCTCGTGACAATGACCCTTTTCGTCCCTTGCATAGCCAACCTCCTTATGATAGTCAAGGAGCGTGGGTTGAAGACGGCCGTCTGGATGTCCGTATTCATTTTCCCGTTCGCAATACTTGTCGGGACGGTCGTAAACATCGGGCTGAGGCTCTCAGGGGCCACGCTGGATTAG
- a CDS encoding ferrous iron transporter B, protein MRHGSEKGIAQAQAGGSLVLVGNPNVGKSVIFGALTGRYATVSNYPGTSVEISRGVARFGSKKLAIIDSPGVNSLVPMSEDELVTRDILMTGEVSSALQVMDSKNLRRSLLVTLQLMEMGLPVTLALNMYDEAGERGITIDTAALASTLGLKVIPTIATQRWNLDKLEAAFHNREKPAASPVKYPRHIEEGIRAIEPLLPRSSISARSIAIMLLSGDGTLKPWLSKAAFGPDEMRRVEEIRASVQARFKDPVGYIINRARLKEVDSLVSKVVKTEAKRRGKASAFIGSVTMHPVWGIPILLAVLFIMYEFVGVLGAGISVDYLEQVVFGEFVNPWTSRMVGRVLTPGSLIYDLLVGEFGVVTMAFTYAIAIVLPIVSFFFVFFSFLEDSGYLPRLAVMVDRVFKGMGLNGKAVLPMVLGLGCDTMATMTTRILESRKERVIVTLLLALGVPCSAQLGVILGAARGDTRHARRGFIRGHGPLGRDSDARPFHRRPPCGEGPSRAALGLHTRDTADEDATHLEYRA, encoded by the coding sequence ATGCGTCATGGCAGCGAGAAGGGAATAGCCCAGGCCCAGGCCGGAGGGTCGCTTGTGCTCGTCGGCAACCCTAATGTGGGTAAGAGCGTCATCTTCGGCGCGCTCACCGGCAGGTACGCCACGGTCTCAAACTACCCGGGCACCTCTGTGGAGATATCCAGGGGGGTTGCGCGCTTCGGCTCAAAAAAGCTCGCCATTATCGACAGCCCCGGCGTGAACAGCCTCGTACCCATGTCCGAGGACGAGCTCGTGACAAGGGACATTCTGATGACCGGGGAGGTGTCGTCCGCCCTCCAGGTCATGGACTCCAAGAACCTCCGGAGGAGCCTACTCGTAACTCTCCAGCTGATGGAGATGGGCCTTCCCGTCACGCTCGCCCTGAACATGTACGACGAGGCCGGGGAGCGGGGCATCACCATAGACACGGCCGCGCTTGCCTCCACTCTCGGCTTGAAGGTCATCCCCACCATTGCCACCCAGCGGTGGAACCTCGACAAGCTCGAGGCGGCGTTCCATAACCGCGAGAAGCCGGCGGCTTCCCCGGTTAAATACCCGCGCCACATAGAGGAGGGCATAAGGGCTATCGAGCCGCTTCTGCCCAGGTCGAGCATATCGGCGCGGTCGATAGCCATAATGCTCCTTTCCGGGGACGGGACGCTGAAGCCCTGGCTCTCGAAGGCCGCGTTCGGCCCCGACGAGATGAGGAGGGTGGAGGAGATACGTGCGTCCGTCCAGGCGCGGTTCAAGGACCCTGTGGGCTATATCATCAACCGCGCAAGGCTGAAGGAAGTCGATTCGCTCGTCTCGAAGGTTGTGAAAACAGAGGCGAAGAGAAGGGGAAAGGCGTCGGCCTTCATAGGCTCGGTCACCATGCACCCTGTGTGGGGCATCCCCATCCTCCTGGCCGTGCTCTTCATCATGTACGAATTCGTGGGCGTCCTCGGCGCCGGAATAAGCGTCGATTACCTTGAGCAGGTCGTCTTCGGCGAGTTCGTAAACCCCTGGACCAGCCGCATGGTGGGCCGCGTCCTCACGCCCGGGAGCCTCATATACGACCTGCTGGTCGGTGAATTCGGTGTCGTGACCATGGCTTTTACCTACGCCATTGCCATTGTGCTCCCCATCGTCAGCTTCTTTTTCGTGTTCTTCAGCTTCCTCGAGGACTCGGGGTATCTGCCCAGGCTCGCGGTAATGGTGGACAGGGTCTTCAAGGGAATGGGGCTTAACGGAAAGGCTGTCCTGCCGATGGTCCTCGGCCTGGGGTGCGACACCATGGCCACCATGACTACCAGGATACTCGAGTCCCGGAAGGAACGGGTCATAGTGACGCTCCTCCTCGCCCTCGGCGTGCCGTGCTCGGCGCAGCTCGGGGTGATACTCGGCGCAGCTCGGGGTGATACTCGGCATGCTCGGCGCGGTTTCATTCGCGGCCATGGTCCTCTGGGCCGCGATAGTGATGCTCGTCCTTTTCATCGTCGGCCTCCTTGCGGCGAGGGTCCTTCCCGGGCAGCCCTCGGACTTCATACTCGAGATACCGCCGATGAGGATGCCACACATCTCGAATATCGTGCTTAA